GCCGAGCCCGCCATCGTGCAGGCCGCGCGGCTGGCCGGGGCGCGCGGCTACGTCAGCAAGGAGACGGACCCCGAGAGCCTGGCCCGGCAAATCCGCGAGATCGTCGCCCACCCCGAGATCGACCGCCTGCCCCAGGTCGACGTGCCCCGCCTGACCCCCCGCGAGTCCGAGGTGCTGCCCCTGCTCGCCCAGGGCTTTTCCAACAAGGAAATCGCCAAGAACCTCGGCGTGAGCCCCGACACGGTGAAGGACCACCTCGCCCGCCTGTACGCCAAGCTCGACGCCGGGGACCGCACCGAGGCGGTGAGCCGGGCGCGGACGATTGGATTGCTGGACTGAACAAGGAGAGCAGGTCAAGGAGGCGGCTGGAAGGGCTGCCTCTTTTTTGGTCTCTTTTCCTCAGATCGTCAGGAGCGCCGCACCCAGCCGCCCGAAATCCCCATCGAAAGTCGCCACGCTCATGCCCTCCCGGCGGGCGAGTTCGCTCAGGTAAGCGTCGGCGAAGTCCACGTTATGGCGCGCCATTCCTGTCAGAGCCGCGTCCACGATGGCCTCCTGCCGAGTCACGACACCGTCCAGCATCATCACCTGGCGCAGCGCGGCGGCGATGGCTGGGAGAGGATGTTTGTAAAAAGACTTCAGCACCCAGACACACTCCGCGGCCGTCAGCGCAGTGAGGACGAGCCGCACTTCGCCGCGTTCCGCCCGTTCTAACAACTGCCGGGCGCGGTCAGCGAGGGGCTGGGGATCGCCCGTCAAATAGCGCAGCAGGATATTGGCATCCAGCAGGGCAATAGGAATCGAGTCTGCTGGCTGGGTCATCAGCGGGAGCGGTGCTTCCGGGCCAGCTCTTCGGCCACCGCCACCTTTTCCGCCTCTTCCCCCTGATAGGGAACAGAGCTGCGAAGGATACCCTGAAGCGCAGCGGCACGGGGTCTGCGAACCAGCGTGGCGTGAAAGCCGTCCCCGGTCGCCTCGATCAGCAGTTGGTCCCCCTGCTCCAAGCCCAATGCCGCCCGCACTGTCTGTGGGATGGTGATCTGTCCCTTACTCGTTAAGGTTGTCCTTGCCATAGCAGCTTCTCCTTACTTCTCAGCATAGCAACGGTAAGTGGGCATCACACTAGCCCGGCCTCTCCCCTCCCCCACCCCCCGCCCTGTACCCTCACCCCATGAGCGCCCCCTCTGCCCCGTCCCCCTTCCGCCTGTCCCAGCGTGCCCGCAGCCTCAAGCCCTCCGCGACGGTGGCGGTCTCGTCGCGGGCGCTGGAACTGCGGCGGGCGGGCGTGGACGTGATCTCCATGAGCGTGGGCGAGCCGGACTTCGATACGCCGCCGCATGTCAAGGCCGCCGCCATTCAAGCAATTGAAAGCGGGAAGACGAAGTACACCGCCGTGAACGGCATCGCCGAATTGCGCGAGGCGATCAGCGCCAAGTTCGCGCGGGAGAACGGCCTGGAGTATGCCCCAGACGCCGTGACGGTCACCAGCGGCGGCAAGCAGGCCCTCTTCAACGCCTTTTTCGCGCTGCTGAACCCCGGCGACGAGGTGCTGATCCCCGCCCCGTACTGGGTGAGCTACCCCGAAATGGTGGCGCTGACGGGAGCGGTGCCGATTCCTGTGCCCACCACGCCGGAGTCGGGCTTCATCCTTGACCCGGGGGAGGTGGAGGCGCGCGTCACTCCCCGCACCCGGATGATCGTGCTCAACAGCCCCGGCAACCCGACGGGCGCGGTCTTTCCACCCGAGGTGCTGGAGGCGGTCGCCCGGATGGCCCAGCGTCACAACCTCGTGATCGTGACGGACGAGATGTACGAGCATCTGGTGTACGACGCCGAGCAGGTCAGCATCGGGCGGTACGCGCCGGAACACACGTTGACGGTGAACGGGGCGAGCAAGGCCTACGCGATGACGGGCTGGCGTATCGGGTATGCGGGGGGGCCGAAGGCCGTGATCGCCGCCATGAACGCCTTCCAGTCGCAGAGCACGAGCAACGCGAGCAGCGTGAGTCAGTACGCCGCGCTGGCCGCCCTGACCCAGCACGAGGAGACGGCGCGGTTTATCGAGATGGCCCGGCGCGCCTACCGCGAGCGGCGTGACCGAATCGTGGAGGGTTTGAACGCTCTCGGCCTGCCCACACCCACGCCGCAGGGCGCCTTTTACGTGATGGCGCAGACTTCCCGCCTCCATCCCGACGAGCTGGAAGCCGCCCGCCGTCTGCTGGACGAGGCGCGCGTCGCCGTGGTCCCCGGCACCGACTTCGCCGCGCCCGGTCAGGTGCGCCTGAGCTACGCAACGAGCCTGGAACAGATCGGGGAAGTGCTGCGCCGGATCGGGAAAATGCTGGCCGACTGACGCACGGGTCTGCCGGGCGGGAACCATTCCGCCCCCCACCCCGTACCCCGGCACATGACGAATTCTGACGGCAGCTACAGTCTCCGCGATTTCCTGGCCCAGACCGCCGAGCGCGACCAGCCCGGCGAGGTGTTCGAGCTGGAGAGTTCCAAGATGCTGGAGGTCAAGGTCAATGGCCGCATCTGGAGCAAGCTGGGCGCGATGGTGGCCTACAAGGGGAACCTGAGCTTCAAGCGCGAGGGAACGTTGGAGGGCGGCCTGATGAAGGCCCTCAAGCGCGCGGTGAGCCAGGAGATGAGCCCCCTCGCCAAGATCGAGGGCCGGGGCGTGGCGTACCTCGCCGACCAGGGCAAGGAGGTGCAGATTCTGCGCCTGCAAGGCGACAGCCTGAACGTGAACGGCAACGACCTGCTCGCCTTCGAGGACAGCGTGAACTACGACATCACCATGCACCGCCGGGTCGCGGGGATGGCGGCGGGCGGGCTCTTCAGCGTGCGGCTCCAGGGCAACGGGCTGGTCGCCATCCTGAGCCATGGCAAGCCGCTCACGCTGCGGGTGACCCACGGCGAGCCGATCTTCACCGACCCCAACGCGACGGTCGCCTGGAGCGGGAACCTCCAGCCGCAACTGCGGATGGACGCCAGCCTGAGAAGCATCTTCGGGCGCGGCGGCGGCGAGACGTACCAGATGGTCTTCCAGGGCGACGGCTTCGTGGTCGTGCAACCCTACGAGGAATTCGAGCACGGCCTGGGCGGGGAGGGCGAGAGCCACGGCGGCGGCATCGGCCGGACCATCGGGGACCTGTTCGACTGAGACTGGGGAAGTGGTCCGTGGTGAGTGGGTCGGGGCTGGCGTTCCCCCACTTACCACGGACCACTCACCACTTCCCGACGCTCTACACTCCCCCGGATGAGTCTGGTCGTCATGGCAACGGGAGGCACGGGGGGGCACATCTATCCGGCGGTCGCCACAGCGCGCGAGTTGATGGCGCGCGGGCACGAGGCGCTGCTGCTGGGGCAGCGGGGCGGCATGGAGGAGCGGGTGGCCGCCGAGCAGGGCCTGCCCTTTCAGGGTGTGGACGCCGGGAAGCTCGCGCGCAGCGGGCAGGGCCGCCCGGACCCGCGGGAGCTGCTGCGGGCGGTGCGGGGGGTAGCGGAGGCCCGCGCCTTTCTGAGCCGAACCCGGCCTGGCGCCGTCGTGGGCTTCGGCGGCTTCGCCAGCCTTCCAGGCGTGCTGGCCGCGCAGAGCCTGGGCCTGCCCACCGTCTTGCACGAGCAGAATGCCCGCCTGGGCCTGACCCAGCGGCTGGCGGCGGGCCGGGCGCGGGCGGTGGGAACGGCGTACCCGAAAGTTGTCGGGCTGCCCGAGGGCAAGGCCACGATGGTGGGGATGCCGGTGCGGGAGGAGCGGCTGCCCCGGGCAGAGGCATTGGCCCGCCTCGGACTGCGTGACGGCCCCCTCACCCTGCTCGTGATGGGTGGCTCGCAGGGATCGCTGGCGCTGAACAACGCCGTGCCGGACGTGCTGCGGGGCATCTTCGGGGAAACAGGGACCTCCCCCGAGGGTCCTGTCCAGGTCCTGCACTCGACTGGCCCCCGCTGGCTGGAGGAGGTCGCGCCCCGTGTGGCGGACCTCCCCTGGTATCACGCGGTCGGCTACACCGATGCGGTCGCGGCGTGGTCGGCCTCGGACCTGGCGATCACCCGGGCCGGCACGGGCACGCTGGCCGAAGCCGCCTTTCACGGCGTTCCGCTCGTCATGGTGCCGCTGCCCGAGTCAGCGGAGAACCACCAGCTCCACAACGCGCTCAGCGTGCAGGGGGCGGGGCGGGGCGGGTGGTTGAGCAATCAGCCCTGGCCGGGCGGCTGGGGGAGGCGGTGCTAGAGTGTGCGGCGGCGGGCACGCGCGCCTCGATGCGGGAGGCGGCCCTGGGGCGCTCCCCGGTGGGCGCGGCGGGCCGCTTCGCCGATCTGGTGGAGCGGCACCTGCGCGAGGCGCGTGCCCCGAACCCCTCCCACCATGACTGACACCCCTCCTCCCCCCTCCACCGCGCCCGCCCCCGAGCCCCCGTCCCCCCCGCCCCACTATCACCTGATGGGCATCGGCGGCATCGGCGTGAGCGCCTTCGCGCGGCTGCTCGCGGCGCGCGGCGTGCGGGTCAGCGGGTGCGACGCCCAGCTCTCCGAACTCACCGAGCAGCTCGGGCGGGAGGGGATCACGGTCTGCGCGGGACACGACGCCTCGCACGTGGCGGGCGTGGACGTCCTCATCGCGTCGGAGGCGGTGCCCAAGAGCCACCCCGAACTCGCCGCCGCCCGCGAGGCCGGGGTGGAGGTGCGCCCGCGCATGGCCCTACTGGACGAGCTGCTGCGGGCTGGCCCCTCAGTCGGCGTGATCGGCACCCACGGCAAGACGACCACGACCTCCATGATCGCCGTCGCCATGCAGGGGGCGGGGCTGGACCCGGCGGCCTTTGTGGGCGGCATCGTGCCCGAGTTCGGCTCGAACGCGCGGGTGGGACATGGCCCCTTCGTCGCCGAGGTGGACGAGTCCGACCGGGGATTCGGGGAACTGAGGTGTGAGACTGCCGTGTTCACCAACGCCGAGGACGACCATGTGGGCGGCAACCAGGCGACCTACTGGGAGACGGTGGAGGAGCAGCACGCGGCCTTCGCCCGCTTCGTGGGGCACGCCGGAAGGGTGCTGTACTGCGCCGACTGGGCCGGGCTGGAGGCGTTGTGCGCCGGGGCGAGCGAGCGGCTGAGCTACGGCCTGTCGGAAGGGGCGGACTACCGCGCCGTGAACCTCCAGCCGGACGCGGAGGGCACGAGCTTCACGGTGGAGCGCCGGGGCGAGACGCTGGGCGAGGCACGTGTCAGCCTGCCCGGCACCCATAACGTGCTGAACGCGCTCGCATCGTTGGCCGTCACCGACCTGTACGGGGGGGAGTTCCGCGCCGCCGCAGATGCCCTATCTACCTTCCGTGGTCCCGGGCGCCGCTGGCAGCGGATCGGGGAACTCAACGGGGCGCTCGTTATAGACGATTACGCGCACAACGCCACCAAGGTCGCCGCCGCCGTGCAGGCCGCGCGGCAAACCGGGCGCCGCGTCCGGGTGATCTTCCAGCCCCACCGCTACCTCCGCACCCAGCAGTCCTGGCCCCGCCTCGCCGACGCGCTCATGGACGCGGACGAGGTGCTGGTCCTCGACATCGCCGCGGCCTCGGAGCCGCCCATCCCCGGCATTCACGCCACGCTCGTCAGCGGGCGGATGGCGGAGAGGGGGCACGCGGGCGTCCGCTATGCCCCCGACCGCGCGGAGGTCGTGCGCTACCTGCGCGAGACGGCCACGCCGGCGGATGTGATCGTGACGATGGGCGCGGGCGACGTGTGGAAGCTCTCGCGGGAACTGGCGGGGGACAGTGTTGCCGGGAGTGGGGCGTGACCGTCCTGCCCGTCAGTGTGAGCCGGACGGGGGCGCGGGTGGAGCGCCTTCCCCTCGCCCGGTTTACCACCCTGGGCGTCGGCGGCGAGGCCGAGGTGTGGTTCGTCTCCAGCCTGGAACAACTCGCCGAGGCGATGGAGGCCCCCTACCGCGTCCTAGGCGGGGGAAGCAACCTCGTGGTCGCGGACGAGGGCGTGCCCGAGCGGGTGATTCGCCTGACCGGGCCACTGGCGGAGAGCGACCTCACGCCCGACCCGGAGTTGAGCGAAGAAGAGACCGTCGTTACCGGGTGGGTGGGCGGCGGCGTGCCCCTCCCCGGCCTGATCCGCAAGTTGCAAAAACTCGGCCTCTCCAACCTGGAGGGCACCGTCGGTATCCCCGCGCAGGTCGGCGGCGCGGTGTGGATGAACGCGGGGACCCGCTACGGCGAGATGTTCGACGGCCTGCACACGCTGGAGATCGTGACGCCGGGGGGAACGCGGCAGGTCACGCCGGATGACCTGGACTGGGGGTACCGCCGGAGCGGCATCCCCCGCAACCACGTCGTCTCGCGCGTGCGCCTGAAGTTGCGCCGCTCCACCCCGGAAGAGGTGCTGGCGCGGATGGACCTCGCCGACCAGGCCCGCAAGGGGCAGCCCAAGATGAAGACGCCGGGCTGCGCCTTCAAGAATCCGGGGGGCGTCTCGGCGGGCAAGCTCATCGACGAGGCGGGCCTGAAGGGCACCCGGGTGGGGAACGCGATGATCGCCCCGGAGCACGCCAACTTTATCGTGAACCTGGGGGGGGCGAGCAGCGCCGATGTCCACGCCCTGCTTCATCTCATCCGCGAGCGGGTGGGCGTGCCGCTGGAGCTGGAATACGAGTTGTGGCCGGAGCAGGGCCAGGAGCCACACCGGATGAGCTTCCGTGACAGGATGTAGCCCATGACCGAGCCCAAGCCGCGGGGCGGGAACCACCGGGTCACGGCGGCCCCCCCGACGCCGGACCCCACGCCCGCCCCTCCCGATTCCCCCGAAGTTCCGCCCGCCCGCCCGAGGAGGCGACGGCGGGCGCTCTGGTGGAGCCTGGGCGCCGTGCTGCTCGCCGGGGCGCTCGCCGCGAGCTGGTTCGCCCTCCCCATCCGCACGGTGACGGTGACGGGCAACGTCCGGCTCTCCGAGGCCCAGGTGCGGAACCTCGCGGGGCTGACGCCGGGCTTCGCCTGGCCGTACTACGGGGCGTGGCGGGCGCAGGGCCTGCGGCGCAGCCCGTGGATCACCGCCGCCGCCGTGACCCGCCGCTTTCCCGACACCGTCGAGGTGCGGGTGACCGAGCGGGTTCCCTTCGCCCGGCTCCAGCAGCCCGGGGGGCGGGTGGTCGTCCTCGCCGAGGACGGGACGGTGCTGCCGGGCGCCCAGGGGGTGGAGGCCCTGCCCCTGCTGACCGGCTGGGGTCCGGGCCGGGTGGGGGACGCCCTGTTCGTCGCCCGCGCCCTGCGGGGGTACAATGTCCAGTCGGTTGAGTACACACCCTCCGGAATCACGGCCAGGACCGCGAGCGGATCGGTGTGGAGCGGCGACCTGAGGACCCTGCTGAAGTATGCTGGAGCCCTCGTGCAATTCCCGAACAAACAAATCCACATCTACCCCTGGGGGGTGAGCGTCCAGGAATGAAGGACAACCCGATTATCGTGGGGCTGGACATCGGCACCACCAAGATCACCACCGTCATCGGCGAGGTCGCGCCGAACGGCACCGTCGACATCATCGGCGAGGGCACCGTGCCCAGCGAGGGCATGAAGCGCGGCGCCGTCGTCAATCTGGAGCGGGCCACCCACGCCATTCGCCAGTCCGTGCAGAGCGCCGAGCGGGTCAGCGGCGTGCGGGTGGGCAGCGTCTTCGTCTCGGTGGCGGGCAACCACGCCAAGGCGATCACCAGCCACGGGCTGGCCGCCATCCGCCGCAATCAGGAGATCACCCAGCCCGACGTGGACCGCGCCATCGAGAACGCCCGCGCGGTGCCGCTCGACCCGCACCTGGAGATCATCCACACGCTGCCGCAGGAGTACGTCGTGGACGGCCAGGAGGGGATCAAGAACCCCGTCGGCATGCACGGCGTCCGCCTGGAGGTGGACGTGCATATCGTCGCCGGGACCGCCGGGCCGCTGCTCAACCTGCGGCGCTGCGTGCAGGAGGCGGGGCTGAAGGTCGAGGGCTTCGTCCTCCAGGCGCTCGCCTCGGGCCTCGCCACGCTGGAGGCCGCCGAGCAGGCGCAGACCGTCATCGTGATCGACATGGGCGGCGGCACGACCGACGTGGGCGTGTTCAAGCGCGGCAACCTCGCGCACTCGGCGTGCATTCCCCTCGGCGGCGAGCACGTGACCGCCGACCTCGCGCAGATCCTCAAGATCCCGCACGAGGAGGCCGAGAACGTCAAGCGCAAGTACGGGGCCGCCATCCCCGAACTCGCCGACCCCGACCTCACGCTGGAGATCACCTCCTCGAACGGCTCCACGCACGCGATCAGCGCCTTTGAACTGTCACGCATCATCAAGCCGCGTCTGTCGGAAATCTTCGGCATGGTCCGCGACGAGATCGATCAGGCGCTCGGCCCGGTGGAACTCGTGGCGCAGGGTGTGGTGCTGACGGGCGGGGCCAGCCTGCTGCGCGGCACGACGGACCTCGCCCGCGACCGCTTCCGGCTGCCCGTCCGGCTGGGGCGCCCGCGCGGGATCGGGGGGCTCACCGACATCGTGAGCGGCCCGGCGCACTCCAGCGGCGTCGGCCTGGTGCTGTACGGGATCGGCCAGGACGGCAAGGTGCCCGTCTCAGTGTTCCAGGAACCGGAGCCCGCGCCGGCTCCCGCCCCGGTGAGCAAGGGGAGCCCACAGCCCGAGGTCACGGTGGTCGCGCCCAACCCGGCGCCCGCCGCCGCGCCCAAGAAGGAGAAGGACAAGAGCAGCGGCACCTTTATGGACCGCGTGCGGGGCATTTTCAAGGACTGGCTGTAACCGGTTTAGCGGTGAGGCCGGGGCGCAGGAGGACCCGACCCTTCCCCCGGGGGGACGTGGCGGGTATCCTGCGTTAAACTACACCGCATGATTCGTGGGCACCGCCAAGGGTGCGCCGCGTGAAGGAGACATGATGCAAGCGGCCAGAATTCGCGTGATTGGCTTGGGCGGGGCGGGAAACAATGCGGTGAACCGCATGATCGAATCGGGACTCGAGGGCGTCGAGTTCGTCGCGGGGAACACCGACGCGCAGGTGCTCGCCAAGAGCCACGCCGAGGTCCGCATTCAGCTCGGGGACCGCCTGACCCGCGGTCTGGGCGCCGGGGCCGACCCCGAGGTGGGGGAAAAGGCCGCCCTGGAGGACCGCGAGCGCATCAAGGAGTACCTCGACGGCACCGACATGCTGTTTATCACCGCCGGGATGGGCGGCGGCACCGGCACGGGCAGCGCCCCGGTGGTCGCCGAGATCGCCCGCGAGATGGGCATCCTGACGGTCGCCATCGTGACCCGGCCCTTCAAGTTCGAGGGACCCAAGCGCGCCCGGGTGGCCGAGGACGGCATCAACAAGCTCACGGAGCGCGTGGACGGCATGATCGTGGTGAACAACGAGAAGCTGCTCACCGCCGTGGACAAGAAGGTCTCGTTCCGCGAGGCGTTCCTCATCGCCGACCGGGTGCTGTACTACGGGGTCAAGGGGATCAGCGACGTGATCAACGTCGAGGGCATGATCAACCTCGACTTCGCGGACGTGCGGAATATGCTCTCCAACTCGGGCACGGTCCTGATGGGCATCGGCGCGGGCCGGGGCGAGAAGGTCGCCGACGAGGCCGCCATGAGCGCCATCCACTCGCCGCTGCTGGAGCGCGGCATCGAGGGGGCGCGCCGCATCCTGATCAACGTGACGGGCGGCTACGACCTCTCCATGACGGACGCGAACGAGATCGTGGAGAAGATCCGCGACGCCACCGGCTTCGAGGACCCCGACATCCTCTTCGGCATCACGCCGGACGAGGCGGCGGGCGACGAGGTGCGCGTCACCGTGATCGCCACCGGCTTCGGCGAGGGCGCCTTCCCCAGCGGCCTGAGCCTGGGCATGGGCAAGTCGGGCAGCCGCGGCACGAGCATCGACACCATCGTGCGCCCGGTGCGCGGTCAGGGCGGCAGCTCCTACGACCCCAAGGACTACGACATCCCCGCGTTCCTGCGGAATGTCGGGCGCGACTGAGCCCCCGCGTCACGGCGTCTCTTCCAACCACCCTCCGCGCGGGGGTGGTTTTTTCGGCTTGTGAGAGGGAAACCGGTGGGCGGACACGTTGTCCAGGGGACGGGGCGGTTGCGTTGGGGCAGCGTGCCCGTTCACGCCCTCTCCAGGGAAGGATTAAAACGGTCTGCCTTGAAGCGGTTTTGCGAAAGCCAAGCCCAGGAAAACCGTTGAAACTGGGCTGACCACTGGAAACAGGGCCCCACACCTTTGTAGCCCTCAACACTTTAGCCTGGCCTCATTGTACGGCGGCGTACTCAATCGCTTTTCCCCGACTTTTACGATCCCATTGTCGAGCTGGGAACAGGTCCGTAATCTTCCCGGATTGACTGAAGACGAGCGGGGCTTGAAGCATGTCCGGACGAGGCGCGCTTCAAGTCAAGGCCACCTTTTGATGTTCCTGATCAGGAGGATTGAAGATGCGTAAGGTAATCGTGTCGGCGGCCCTGCTGGTGTCCTCGGTGGCTCTGGCGGGAGGCGGCAGCGCCGTCCCGACGGGCAACACCATCGCGGCCATCGTGGCGAACGACCCCAACTTCAGCACCCTGCTGTCGGCGGTGCAGGCGGCCGGGCTGGTGGAGACGCTGAGCGGCCCCGGGCCGTACACCGTCTTCGCGCCCACCAACGCGGCCTTCGCCAAGGTGCCGCAGGATCAGCTCACCGCCCTGCTGAACAACCGCGAGCAGCTCCGCGCCCTGCTGCTGTACCACGTGGTGCCGGGCCGGGTGACGGCGGCCCAAGTCAGTGGCCTGAGCAGCGCGACGACCGCGAGCGGCGGGACCCTGAACATCACCGCGAGCGGCAACACGGTCAGGATCAACGACGCGACGGTCACCCGTGCCGACATCCGCGCGAGTAACGGGATCATCCACGTCATCGACACCGTTCTGATGCCCTGAGCGGGCCGGGCACGGGGGAGGAACGCAGCAACCTGCGCGCCCTCCCCCGTGCCCACACTCCGCCAGGAGGCTCCCCACCCATGGCCTCACCCCTCTTCCGATCCTTCCCGCTCCTGCCCGCGCTGCTGCTGGGCTGGCAGGCCACGGCGGCGGCGCCCGGAACCCTCCCCCTGCCCACGCCGGTCGCCCCACCCGCAGCGGTCACCCGCGTCACACCTCCCCTGCGCCTCCAACTCCGCCTGAGTGCGCCTGAGCCCGTGCTGATCGGGAGCCGGGTGGAGCGGCCCAGCCTTGAACGCCAGTTCACGCTGCTGGTGCCGGGGGAGCAGGCCGCGCGGCTCAGAACGTCGGGGGACCTCTCCCCCTTGCGGGCCGCCCTGGATCGGGTCTACACGCAGGTGGAGGCCCGGCGGGCAAGGGACGTGCGGTTTTTCCGCGAGGGGAATTCTTGGGTCGCCCGGGCCCAGACGGGCTGGAAGGTTGACCGGAAACAGACGGAGGCGCGGCTGCGGGAGGCGCTGGGGCGGGGGGAAGGAAGCAGCGCGCTCGTCCTGCGCCTCCGGGCCCCGGCCCGCAGCGTCCGCTGGGCGCACGGGCAGGGTCTGACGCACCTCGCCTCGGGGAGGTCCACCTTCGCGGGAAGCCCCGGCTTCCGGGTGCAGAACATCCGGGTGGGCGCGGGCAAGCTGCACGGCACCTGGGTCGCGCCCGGGGCAGAGTTCAATTTCAATATGCGGGTGGGGCGCATCGACGCCGCGGGCGGCTTCGTGCGGGGGTACGTAATCACGGGCCGGACCCTCAGCCTGGAGGACGGCGGCGGGCTCTGTCAGGTCAGCACCACCGTGTTTCGCGCGGCGCACGCGGCGGGGCTCCCGATCACCGAGCGGCACGCGCACTCCTATCAGGTGGCGTACTACGACCCGCCCGGGCTCGACGCGGCGGTGTACGCGCCGAGCAAGAACCTGCGCTGGCGCAACGACACGGCCGGGCCGCTGCTCGTGCAGGCGAGCTGGGACCTCTCACGGCGGGAACTCCGCATCGACCTGTTCGGGCGCCCCGATGGCCGGAAGGTGTGGGTGGCGGCCCCGCGCCAGGCGGACGTGCGCCCGCCCCCGCCCCCGGCGTTCGTGGCCGACGCGAACTTACGTCCCGGGGAGACGCGGCGGCTCGACATGCCCGCCCCCGGCTCGCGGGTCAGCGTCGCGCGGCAGGTCCGGTACGCGGACGGGCGGGTGGTCCGGGACGAGACGCGCAGCGTCTACCGGCCCTGGGGTGGGCTCTTCGCGGTCAGTCCCCAGGACGGGCGGGTGCGCTGAGCCAGGCCGCCTCAGGGTGGGGGCAGCCGCAGGTCGGCGAGCAGGGCGCGGTGGTCGCTGAGCAGATCGGGGAGGGCCGAAGCACGTTCGACCCGGGCGCCTTGCGTCCAGATGTAGTCGATGCGCGAGTGCCCGAAGCGGGCGTGGTGGGTGAAGCCGAAGCCGAGCCCCCCGGCCAGGAAGGCGTCGATCAGGCCGAGGGCCGACAGGTGGGCGTGCAGTTCGCCGTGCGGCGGGGCATTCAGGTCCCCCGCGAGGACGAGCGGGCCGGGCGTTGCCCTCAGAATGCTCTCCATGACCCCCACGAAGTCGCGCCGCACCGCGAGGCGGCGGGAGACTCGTTTCGGTAACGAGCGGCCCAACCGCACGTCACTGGCACTGGGCAGGAGTCCGAGGGTGGGGAGGTGGGTATTCACCACCGTCACCGTTCGCCCGGAGACCCCCACGGACGTGACGAGAACCGCGTGGGGCGAGCGGGGGAAGGACACGACCCGGGAGGAATGCACTTGCAGGCGCGAGAGCGTGATCAATTCGTCGTGCCGAACGAGGGTCCAGCCGGGGAAGGCGGCGCGCACCCGGGCCGTATATCCGGCCTTTCGGTTCCGGTCCAGGGCTTCTTGCAGGGTCACCACCTCCACCCGCTCCCGCCGGGCAAGGGCTGCGAGCCTTGCCGGGTGCGCGCCGGCAAAGTCGGTGTTCAGCGTCAGCACGCGCAGTGAAGAACCCTTTCCCTCTGTGCCGGACGGGAAGCGGGGCGGGACCAAGCCTACTTGTCCCACGGTAAAGGCGGCGGCAACGGCTACATTCAGGGCGGCCCAGTTCCACCTCCTCCCCCTCAGCGCCCTCCAGGCAAGCCAGAGGGGCAAGGGCAACAGCACCTGCGGCGGCACGAGGTCGAGTGTAGCGACGGGCCACCACGTCTCCGAGCGGGCGCGGGCGAGCAAGCCCCAGGCGAGGGTCAGGGCCGCGAACAGGAGGGAGAGGGCGGCGAGTCGGGACCTCACGGGCTGCGGGCGATGGAGGCGCGCACCACCCGCCCCGAAGGCCCGAAGTCCACCCGGATGAAGTCGTACCCGCCTGCCCCGTAGGTCCAGGTGGGGAGGCGGTTCAGGTCCGCACGGGTGCCCGGCTCGTTGGGGCTGCCGTACTGGACGTACACCTGCTCGCGCGTCCAGCCGATCAGCGCCCGCTCCTGCCCGGCCGGGTCGTTGGGAAGGGCCGGAGGGGGGGCGGGGCGGGACAGGGACAGTCTCCTCTCCACTTCGGCGACGTTCGTGTACAGGGCGGGAAGGGTGGTGCAGCGGGCCGGAATCTGCGCCCGGGCCTCCCCCTCGTAACCCTGGTTCACGCCGC
This sequence is a window from Deinococcus aerius. Protein-coding genes within it:
- a CDS encoding AIM24 family protein produces the protein MTNSDGSYSLRDFLAQTAERDQPGEVFELESSKMLEVKVNGRIWSKLGAMVAYKGNLSFKREGTLEGGLMKALKRAVSQEMSPLAKIEGRGVAYLADQGKEVQILRLQGDSLNVNGNDLLAFEDSVNYDITMHRRVAGMAAGGLFSVRLQGNGLVAILSHGKPLTLRVTHGEPIFTDPNATVAWSGNLQPQLRMDASLRSIFGRGGGETYQMVFQGDGFVVVQPYEEFEHGLGGEGESHGGGIGRTIGDLFD
- a CDS encoding PIN domain-containing protein, which encodes MTQPADSIPIALLDANILLRYLTGDPQPLADRARQLLERAERGEVRLVLTALTAAECVWVLKSFYKHPLPAIAAALRQVMMLDGVVTRQEAIVDAALTGMARHNVDFADAYLSELARREGMSVATFDGDFGRLGAALLTI
- the murG gene encoding undecaprenyldiphospho-muramoylpentapeptide beta-N-acetylglucosaminyltransferase → MSLVVMATGGTGGHIYPAVATARELMARGHEALLLGQRGGMEERVAAEQGLPFQGVDAGKLARSGQGRPDPRELLRAVRGVAEARAFLSRTRPGAVVGFGGFASLPGVLAAQSLGLPTVLHEQNARLGLTQRLAAGRARAVGTAYPKVVGLPEGKATMVGMPVREERLPRAEALARLGLRDGPLTLLVMGGSQGSLALNNAVPDVLRGIFGETGTSPEGPVQVLHSTGPRWLEEVAPRVADLPWYHAVGYTDAVAAWSASDLAITRAGTGTLAEAAFHGVPLVMVPLPESAENHQLHNALSVQGAGRGGWLSNQPWPGGWGRRC
- a CDS encoding AbrB/MazE/SpoVT family DNA-binding domain-containing protein — encoded protein: MARTTLTSKGQITIPQTVRAALGLEQGDQLLIEATGDGFHATLVRRPRAAALQGILRSSVPYQGEEAEKVAVAEELARKHRSR
- a CDS encoding response regulator transcription factor; protein product: MKLVIADDHPLFRMGLKYALLHQGFDVVAEAADGVQALAACRAHQPDAALLDVKMPGLTGVEVCERLRLTHPKIASVLITTFAEPAIVQAARLAGARGYVSKETDPESLARQIREIVAHPEIDRLPQVDVPRLTPRESEVLPLLAQGFSNKEIAKNLGVSPDTVKDHLARLYAKLDAGDRTEAVSRARTIGLLD
- the murC gene encoding UDP-N-acetylmuramate--L-alanine ligase is translated as MTDTPPPPSTAPAPEPPSPPPHYHLMGIGGIGVSAFARLLAARGVRVSGCDAQLSELTEQLGREGITVCAGHDASHVAGVDVLIASEAVPKSHPELAAAREAGVEVRPRMALLDELLRAGPSVGVIGTHGKTTTTSMIAVAMQGAGLDPAAFVGGIVPEFGSNARVGHGPFVAEVDESDRGFGELRCETAVFTNAEDDHVGGNQATYWETVEEQHAAFARFVGHAGRVLYCADWAGLEALCAGASERLSYGLSEGADYRAVNLQPDAEGTSFTVERRGETLGEARVSLPGTHNVLNALASLAVTDLYGGEFRAAADALSTFRGPGRRWQRIGELNGALVIDDYAHNATKVAAAVQAARQTGRRVRVIFQPHRYLRTQQSWPRLADALMDADEVLVLDIAAASEPPIPGIHATLVSGRMAERGHAGVRYAPDRAEVVRYLRETATPADVIVTMGAGDVWKLSRELAGDSVAGSGA
- a CDS encoding pyridoxal phosphate-dependent aminotransferase, encoding MSAPSAPSPFRLSQRARSLKPSATVAVSSRALELRRAGVDVISMSVGEPDFDTPPHVKAAAIQAIESGKTKYTAVNGIAELREAISAKFARENGLEYAPDAVTVTSGGKQALFNAFFALLNPGDEVLIPAPYWVSYPEMVALTGAVPIPVPTTPESGFILDPGEVEARVTPRTRMIVLNSPGNPTGAVFPPEVLEAVARMAQRHNLVIVTDEMYEHLVYDAEQVSIGRYAPEHTLTVNGASKAYAMTGWRIGYAGGPKAVIAAMNAFQSQSTSNASSVSQYAALAALTQHEETARFIEMARRAYRERRDRIVEGLNALGLPTPTPQGAFYVMAQTSRLHPDELEAARRLLDEARVAVVPGTDFAAPGQVRLSYATSLEQIGEVLRRIGKMLAD